The following DNA comes from Lujinxingia vulgaris.
GCCGGACGCATCATGGCGGCGGTCGCCTCGCTTGGCGGCCACATCAAAAACAATGGCCCGGCGGGCTGGCAGGTGCTCGGCCGAGGCTGGGCTCATTTGCTGGAGTTGGAGCAAGGGTTTTTGATCGCGAGGCAAATGATGGATGAGATGTGATCAATCATGAGGGGGGAGTGAGGTCGGAGTGCTTCAGACCAACCTGGGGGAACTCGTGTGCTCACATGTTTGGTCGGGTGCCCCCGCGTGGTGGGTTAGCGAGGCTGTCGGCGGTGAGTTGGAGTCGTTGAAGGGCCTCTGGGAGGTTGTCTGGGGAGATCGGGACTACTTCGAGCAACCTCTGGGAGGTGGATTGGAAAGGTCGGGATCATCCCGAGGGACCTCTGGGAGGTAGAAAAAATGGTTGAGACCATGCTGAGAGACCTCTGGGAGGTTGTCTGAAGAGGATGAGACCATCTTGAGGGACCTCCGAGAGGTGGAAAAAATGGTTGAGACCATCCCGATGGACCTCTGAGAGGTGGAAAAAATGGTTGAGACCATCCCGAAGGACCTCTGGGAGGTTGTCTGAAGTGGTTGGGACCATCTTGAGGGACCTCCGGGAGGTTGAAATTTTGGTCTGGCGTACGCGGAAGGACCTCTGGGAGGTGGTTGGGAATGGTCTGGCGTACTCGGAAGGACCTCTGGGAGGTGGTTGGGAATGGTCTGGCGTACTCGGAAGGACCACTGGGAGGTGGTTGAGAATGGTCTGGCGTACGCGGAAAGACCTCTGGGAGGTGGAAATTTTGGTCTGGCGTAGGCGGAAGGACCACTGGGAGGTGGTTGGGAATGGTCTGGCGTACGCGGGAGGACCACTGGGAGGTGGTTGGAAATGGTCTGGCGTATGCGGACGGGCCTCTGGGAGGTGTGTTAGGGCGCGGGGCCCTGGTCAAAAGGCTCAGTCGGCCATGCTCTGCAACGCCAGAAGATCCGGATCGAGGGAGGTGTCGATGCGGGTGGGGATCTCGATGGTGAAGGTGGTGCCTTCGCCGGGGGTGCTGTCGACGTGGATGGAGCCGCCCATCAGGTCGCAGAAGCGACGGGTGATGGTGAGGCCGAGGCCGGTGCCGCCATGGCGAGAGATGGAGCGCTGGTCGGCCTGGTAGAAGGCTTCGAAGAGGCGTTCGAGGTCTTCGGGGGTCATGCCGATGCCGGAGTCGGAGACTTTGAAGGCGATCCAGGGTTGTGGGGTGGTGGCTTCGTCGGCGTCCTGGTCGGTGTCGTCGCTGGCGAGGGGCAGGGCGGAGGAGGGGTGGGGGGGGGCGATGAGATCGATGGCCAGCGCGACGTTGCCGTCTTCGGTGAATTTGGCGGCGTTGCCTAAAAGGTTGAGGAGGATCTGACGCAGGCGAGTCTCGTCGTTGAAGAGGGTGAGGTCTGGGATTTTTGAGAGGGTGAAGGTGTTGTTGTTGCTCTCGACGAGCTGGCGAGCGGTGGCGGCGACGTCGTCGATCATGGCGGTGAGCGAAAACTCGTGGGGAACGAGCTCGATGTGGCCGGCCTCGATCTTGGAAAGATCGAGGATGTCGCTGACCAGGCGCAGCAGGTGCTTGCCGGCGACCTGAATGCGGTCGAGGTCGGCGGCCAGGGCGGGGAACTCGTCGGGGGAGTGTTCTTCAAGAAGCATCTCGGCGTAGCCGATGATGGCGTTGAGCGGGGTGCGCAGCTCGTGGCTCATGTTGGCCAAAAAGGTGCTCTTGGCGCGGTTGGCGCTTAAGGCCTGTTCGGTGGCGAGCTCAAGGTCGTCGTTGAGGCGCTGGCGCTCTTCGTCAGCGAGGATGCTGGAGGTGACGTCGCGCACGAGGAAGACGGAGTGGTTGGCGTGTTCGCCGAGCTGGTGTTCGGAGCCGGTGTCGGTGAGCTCGAAGACGCGGCGCATGTTGTCGGGGGTGCGGATGTCGGCCAGGGCGCTCTTGAGGTTGAGGTCGCCGGCAAGGCCGGTGGCGGCGTCTTGCCAGTCGCAGGCGTCGAGGGCGATGGACCACCAGCGGGTGGCCGAGCCCCAGGGCTCGGCCATGGTGTGGAGGGTGGGGCTGGCGCTGATGAGATGGCCTTTTTGATCGGTGATGGCCAGGCCGAGCTGCACGGCGCTTGTGGCGTGCTCAAGAAGCGAGGCGCTCTTTTCGCTGGCGCGGGCGACTTCGGCTTCCAGGCGGGTGGTGCGGGCGGCTTCCAGGAGCACGGCCAGGGAGTTTGTAAGACCCTGGAGGGTGCGGATGTCGCTCTGCGCGAAGACGCCTTCAGCGAGTGTGGAGTCGAGGTAGACGACGCCCCGGGTCTGGGCACGCGAGATCATGGGGACGGCGATGGCGCTGCGCAGGTGGTCGTCAAAGGCCTGCTGGTCCCAGCGGGCGCCTTCGCGGACGTTGTGGACGACGAGGGGGCGCTGGGTGGCGAAGACCTGCTGGACGATGCCGTCGGCCCAGGTTTTGCGGGTGAGTTCGAGGGCGTCGGCCGCCTCGTTGACGGGGGAGGCGGCGTCTTTGAGGCGGTTGTCGGCGTGACGGGTGGCCTCCAGCACAAGGCGGGTCTCGTCGTCGGGGTCGAGGTGGAAGAAGAAGCCGCGCTCGGCGCCGAAGATGGCGATGAGCTCGTCGAGGACCTGGTTGAGTTTGGTCTGGGGGGTGCCCAGATCGCTCAAGACCTGGTGGATGCGCAGGAGCGCGTCGAACTGCTGCTGCATGCGCGAGGTAAGATAATCCGTCGAGGTAAAGGAGCCGCGGGTGGCGGTGGAGGAGCGGGTCATCAGGGGGTTGGAGCCGGTGCGAAGCTCCTCGGCGAAATCGGCGCGGAGGCGGCGCAGGCGGCGCGACCAGCCCTGATCTTGTGCGATCTGGAGGGCCTGACGGACGTAGCGGGAGGTGACGTCGGTGGCGCGACCGGAGCGATGCAGCAGGGCGTAGCCACGGGCGATCTCGAAGTGAACGAGCGGCATGTCGCTGTCGTCGGCGAGCTTGCGGGCCTGCTCGAAGTGGCCGGGGACCTCATCGGGGCGCTTCTTGTAGAGGGCCAGAAAGCCGCAGAAGAGGTGGTGGTAGGCGCGCAGAAGGGGCACGTTGGCGCATTGGTCGAGCTCGGCCAGGGCCGCTTCCAGGGCGTCGAAGGGCGGGGTGAGGTCGCGATCGAGGGCGCGTTCGACGCGCAGGAGGTAGATCCAGGCCTTCCAGACGTAGAAGGGGCGCAGGTAGAACTGGACGTTGGGGAAGTTCATGGGGAGGGATTCAAAGCCCTCGATGTGGCGGTCGGCGCGGGCGTCGATGTCGTGACGCTCGACGCAGTACATGAGCAGGCTGTGGTGGAAGACAGCGTGGTAGTAGAGCTGGGCGCCGGTGACGGCGAAGTAGCGCTGAACGGCGGCTTCGTATTCGCGCAGCTGCTCGGTTTGCCCCAGGGCCACAAGGGCGGTCATGGCCATGGCCTGAAGCGGGGTGGTGACGAACTGGCGCTCGGCGTTTTCTTCGCCCAGGCGAGAGTTGAGCTCGCGGATGGCCTGGTGAGCCACGGAGAGGGAGCGGCGGTGGTGGCCGCGCAGGGCGTAGGTTTCGGTGAGCACGGTGGAGCCGGAGGCGTACTCCCAGGCGTCGAGCCACTGGCCCTGATCCATCACCGATTCTTCGAACATACGCTCGGCTTTGAGGGTGTGGCCTTCGAAGTCGCGGGTCATCGCGTTCATGAAGTGCACCATGCCCAGGACCGAGCGGTCGCGGGTGGCGCGGGCGTGGTCGAGGGCGCGGCGGGCGTGATCTTTGCTCCAGTAGGGGCGGCCCATCATCGCGCTCATAAAGCCGAGCAGGCTGTGGGTACGGGCCAGGAGCGCGGAGTCGTTGAGGCGTACGGCGATCTCGTGCTGGCGCAGGGCGATCTGCAGCAGGAGCTCGTCGTCGAAGGTGAAGTAGCCGATGCGCGAGCCGTAGTTGTAGAGATCGGAGAGGGCTTCGATGTGGCGGCGCTCGGCGTTGGAGACGGGTTTTTGCAGCCACTGCTGCAGGGCGGGCACCCGCGTGGTGAGCTCACCGCGGGCGAAGCCGCCCAGGCTGATAACCAGGTCTTTCGGCGTGGGGCGAGGAACGCTTTCGCCGATCTCGCCGAGGGCGGATTCGAGCTGTCGGCGGGCCTGGGAGATGTCGAGGTTGGTGATGTCGACGTTGGCCAGATCGCCGCGGAGCAGGGCGCGCAGGTAGGGGTCGGAGGTCTGCTCGATGGCGCGGCTTAAGTGCCTGCGCGCCATGTCGAGGTGGCCGGTGCGGGCGGCGATGCGGCCTAAGTCAGCGTCGAGGGTGTCATGGCGGGTGCCAAAGTCCTCGGCGATGCGGGCGGCCTCGCGCAAAAAGCCAAAAGCCTGCTGGTAGGCGAAGCTCTGCATGGCGAGCATGCCGGCCTTGTGGTTGATGTTGAGCGCGCGGGCCGGGTTGAGGTGGGGGAGGCCTGAGGCGTAGTGGCGCGCCAGATCGAAGAGGTGGTCGTCGGCGTTGTCGCCCTGGTCGAGGGCAAGGGCGATGGCCTGATGGCGGCGGTGGCGCTCGGCGGGATCGAGGTCGTCGAGGAGGCGCTGGCGAAGAGAGTTATGAACCAGTGAAAATCCCTGGTCGGGGAGGTTTCGCAAGAGACCGGCCAGGCCGGCCTGGGCGAAGGCGTCTTCGACGAGGCCGAGCTCAACCTCGGCGCACATGGCGAGCTGTTCGGGCTGGTCGACCACGCCGAAGAGGGCGATCCAGGAGAGGATGTCGCGGGTCTGTTCGGGGAGCTGGTCGAGCTGGAAGTGCAAAAGCTCGGCCATATCATCGGGGAGCTCGAGCTTCTGGAGGCGCTCGGTGTCGAGGGTCCAGCGGCCCCAGGAGGGGCGGAGCACCGCGGCGTCGAGGAGGGTGCGGATGAAGCTTTCGACGGCGTAGGCGTTGCCACCGCTGACGGCGAAGATGCGCTCGACGAGCGCGATGTCGACGTCGGCGCCGGCCAGGCGGGCGCGGATCAGGGCGTCGACCTCGCGCAGGGTGAGCTGAGAGAGAGCGACGCGGTTGTGCAGGATGCGGCGCATCGAGCCCGCGAGCTGGGTGGTGCGGGGGGAGGCGTGCTGGGAGTCGTCGGCGCCGAGCAGGATGAGCAGGGGGGCTTCGCTGCGGGAGAGGTCGAGGCGCTGCAGGACGCGCTCGGTGGCGTCGTCGAGCCACTGGGCGTTGTCGATGGCGATGAGCGCGCCGTTCATGTTGGCGGCGATCTGCTGGATGATGGTGGCCATCGCGTCGTAGACGACGTCGGAGCGCAGGTCGACCTGGGCCGGGGCATCGGCGCTGGCGGCGACGGCAAGCTGGCGAGCGAGGCGAGGCACGGCGACCTGGAGGGCATCGAGTCGGTTGTCGATGGCCTGCAAGAAGAAGCCGGCCGTCATCATCAGCTCTTCGCCGGAGAGCTGGTCGAAGTAGTCGCAGACCGGGTCGAAGAGGCGCTGCAAGGGGGCGAAGGGGTGGGGCTCTTCGGGCTGGATGGTGATGGAGAAGGTGCCCGCGCCTTCCGATGCCGCGCGGTTCAGAAGTTCGTGGATGAGGCGAGATTTGCCGCTGCCGGAGGGGCCTTCGACGATGACGAGGGTGGTGTTGTTGTTTTGAGAGTGGTCCCACGCCTCCAGGAGCTGCTGGAGCTCAGCGCGGCGGCCGACGAGCTCGTGGATGCCATGATTGATGGCGACCGCGGCGCGCGGGGTCTTGATGCTCTGCAGGGCGGTGAGCAGGGCGGCCGCGGAGGGGAAGCGGTCGGAGGGATCTTTGGCGAGCAGGCGCTGGATGATGCCCGAGAGCGTCGGGTCGAGGTCGGGACGGTCTTGAAGCGGGTCGGGGATGGGGGCGGTGGCATGGCGAGTGAGGATCTCGTGGCGCTCTTCGCCGTCGAAGGGGGGCTTGCCGGTGGCGGCGAAGTAGAGCACCGCGCCCAGGCTGTAGAGGTCGGAGCGGTGGTCGACGAGGCGGTCGAGCATGCCGCCCTGCTCCGGGGCCATAAAGCGCAGGGTGCCCTCCAGACGCTGGGCGTCGTCGGCGACGGCGTCGGCGGCCAGGCCAAAGTCGATGAGGCGGGGCCTGGCGTCGTCGTCGAGGAGGATGTTGGCGGGGTGAATATCGCGATGAATAAGCCCGTGATCGTGGACCTGAGCAAGGGCGTCAGCCAACTCGGTGGCGATGGCGAGGATGGCGTCGGAGCTCAACGTGCGGCTGGCCACGACCTGCTGGAGCGTCTCACCTTTGACGTATTCGAGAACAATATAAGGCGTTTTGTCGGACTCACCGACCTCGAAGATGCGCGGCAGCGCCGGGTGGGTCAGGCACGCCAGAAGACACCCCTCGCGCAGAAAGCGGCGGCGGCGGTTATCCGAAAGATGCTGGCCGGGCTCGCGGGAGGTTTTTACGGCCACGGAGTCGACGCCGCGGCTGGCGAGGATCACCACCGATTCAGCACCGCGACCGATGACTTTATGGAGGCGAACGCCCTCGATGGTGGGGGCGTGGGCGAGGGAGGAGAGCGCGGTGGAGGGCATACGACGTGGCCGGGGCGAAACGAGGTGGTGAGCGGGGGAGAGGCTGCGGGAGGCGGGGCGCCGAGCGAAGGTCCGGGGCCCCGGGTTGTTGAGGTTGGTACAGGGCGCGGGAGGAGCGCCGGAGGTTGGTGAGGGGCTTATAACATTGCGCCGCTAAAGGGTTTGTAACGGTTTGTTCGGGTTGGTTCAAGTCGGGTGGGGCGCGTTGTGGTTGTGGGGCGCCGGGGTTTGCGGGGTGGGGAGGTTCGTGTGGGCGTTGGGTGGCGAGCGCCCCGGGACGACGCTGACGGCGCCGCCCTGGATGCGGTCGGGTTGGGGGGGGAAGCGGGAGTGAGTGCGTTCAGCTACGGGCCCTGTTGAGCGAAGGGAGAAGTGCTTGAAGGCGGCAGCGTTCTGACGTAGAAAGTCCGCTCAGGTCTACGCTGTGAGCGAACGTCGATGTTGCGCGTGATACGTGGAAAGCACCTCGAAGTGCGTTAGAAGCCGGGATGATGCTGAGGCATCGCCTGCGCCGGGTATGTTGCATCGAGATGTTCTCTGTGGGGCGTTCATGGATGCCGACG
Coding sequences within:
- a CDS encoding protein kinase domain-containing protein — its product is MPSTALSSLAHAPTIEGVRLHKVIGRGAESVVILASRGVDSVAVKTSREPGQHLSDNRRRRFLREGCLLACLTHPALPRIFEVGESDKTPYIVLEYVKGETLQQVVASRTLSSDAILAIATELADALAQVHDHGLIHRDIHPANILLDDDARPRLIDFGLAADAVADDAQRLEGTLRFMAPEQGGMLDRLVDHRSDLYSLGAVLYFAATGKPPFDGEERHEILTRHATAPIPDPLQDRPDLDPTLSGIIQRLLAKDPSDRFPSAAALLTALQSIKTPRAAVAINHGIHELVGRRAELQQLLEAWDHSQNNNTTLVIVEGPSGSGKSRLIHELLNRAASEGAGTFSITIQPEEPHPFAPLQRLFDPVCDYFDQLSGEELMMTAGFFLQAIDNRLDALQVAVPRLARQLAVAASADAPAQVDLRSDVVYDAMATIIQQIAANMNGALIAIDNAQWLDDATERVLQRLDLSRSEAPLLILLGADDSQHASPRTTQLAGSMRRILHNRVALSQLTLREVDALIRARLAGADVDIALVERIFAVSGGNAYAVESFIRTLLDAAVLRPSWGRWTLDTERLQKLELPDDMAELLHFQLDQLPEQTRDILSWIALFGVVDQPEQLAMCAEVELGLVEDAFAQAGLAGLLRNLPDQGFSLVHNSLRQRLLDDLDPAERHRRHQAIALALDQGDNADDHLFDLARHYASGLPHLNPARALNINHKAGMLAMQSFAYQQAFGFLREAARIAEDFGTRHDTLDADLGRIAARTGHLDMARRHLSRAIEQTSDPYLRALLRGDLANVDITNLDISQARRQLESALGEIGESVPRPTPKDLVISLGGFARGELTTRVPALQQWLQKPVSNAERRHIEALSDLYNYGSRIGYFTFDDELLLQIALRQHEIAVRLNDSALLARTHSLLGFMSAMMGRPYWSKDHARRALDHARATRDRSVLGMVHFMNAMTRDFEGHTLKAERMFEESVMDQGQWLDAWEYASGSTVLTETYALRGHHRRSLSVAHQAIRELNSRLGEENAERQFVTTPLQAMAMTALVALGQTEQLREYEAAVQRYFAVTGAQLYYHAVFHHSLLMYCVERHDIDARADRHIEGFESLPMNFPNVQFYLRPFYVWKAWIYLLRVERALDRDLTPPFDALEAALAELDQCANVPLLRAYHHLFCGFLALYKKRPDEVPGHFEQARKLADDSDMPLVHFEIARGYALLHRSGRATDVTSRYVRQALQIAQDQGWSRRLRRLRADFAEELRTGSNPLMTRSSTATRGSFTSTDYLTSRMQQQFDALLRIHQVLSDLGTPQTKLNQVLDELIAIFGAERGFFFHLDPDDETRLVLEATRHADNRLKDAASPVNEAADALELTRKTWADGIVQQVFATQRPLVVHNVREGARWDQQAFDDHLRSAIAVPMISRAQTRGVVYLDSTLAEGVFAQSDIRTLQGLTNSLAVLLEAARTTRLEAEVARASEKSASLLEHATSAVQLGLAITDQKGHLISASPTLHTMAEPWGSATRWWSIALDACDWQDAATGLAGDLNLKSALADIRTPDNMRRVFELTDTGSEHQLGEHANHSVFLVRDVTSSILADEERQRLNDDLELATEQALSANRAKSTFLANMSHELRTPLNAIIGYAEMLLEEHSPDEFPALAADLDRIQVAGKHLLRLVSDILDLSKIEAGHIELVPHEFSLTAMIDDVAATARQLVESNNNTFTLSKIPDLTLFNDETRLRQILLNLLGNAAKFTEDGNVALAIDLIAPPHPSSALPLASDDTDQDADEATTPQPWIAFKVSDSGIGMTPEDLERLFEAFYQADQRSISRHGGTGLGLTITRRFCDLMGGSIHVDSTPGEGTTFTIEIPTRIDTSLDPDLLALQSMAD